The Apibacter raozihei DNA segment TCGGTAATATTTTGATCGTACCTTAAATAACCTGCTATAATTTGTTCTTTTGCTTTATAATTTTTAGATAGATATTCATCTGGTTTTAATGCGGAGCTATATAATGCCGGATCATACAATTGGAGGTTTCCCAAATACTCTTTCGAAGCAAACATTCCCGGTACATATTTTGAGCCTGGATTAAAGTTATTTCCATCCCAAAAATGTGTAGATATACCCGATAAGTTTTCCATAGCGTTAATTGGCGTATAAGTATAAAAAATGTTGTTTCTTTCTTTGTCTTTAAACCTTCCTTTCATTCCTACTCTTAATCTTCCTTTCTGACCTGAAACTATGGATAATGGAACCCGAATGTTTATCTTGGCAGAATATTCTTCTTCTGATGTATAATTTCTGTTTTCAGTTAAGGTTCTAAACTTCATTTTATCCATATTCTCATCGACAGAACTTATATAAGGATAATGAGAATCGGTCAAATCTTCATCAATTGTAACTCCTTTTTGTTGAAAATCAATATATCTTTCATTAGGTCTTTCTTCACTCGCTTTTGAATAACTAATTCCCCAATCTAAATCTAATTTATCAGATATTAAATGCTGTCCTTTAATAGCATAATTTTGAATTCGCTGGTCCTCTAAACGGGTATTCTTATTTCTGTCGTTGTTGATTCCTCCTTTGGTTTCACGCCTTATATCGCCCGTAAATCCTTTTATTGTACCATCCGCATTGTATTGTGGTTTTATACTTCTATATCTGGTTCTGTATCTGTTTTCTCTGTCATCTCTCCAATTATACATAATATCTGCTGATATTCTGTTATTATTATTAAATTTATAATCCAGCGAAGAGGAAAAGCTTCTTCTTACCCTTTCAACATCGTATTTCCTTATATCAAATTGCGAAACATATTCCTGACTATTATTGGCTTTTGACCAAGTAGATTCAATATTATCGGAGCCGTAATTTTTTTGTTGATAAGAACCGCTGACTACTACTCCCAGTTTGTTTGAAAAAAATCTGTTTCCATAAATAAGAGAAGCTGAATGGGTTGATTTTTCCCTTATGGGCATATAACCTCCGGACAATGTTAAAGATATACGTTGCTTATTAGGCACTGCCCGAGTAACCAAATCAACGCTACCTCCTATAGCATCGGCATCCATATCGGGGGTAAGAGTCTTATTAACTTCTATAGTTGATATCATATCGGCAGGAATTAAATCCATTTGCACATTACGGTTATCTCCTTCTGCTGAGGGTATTCTTCCTCCGTTCAGAGTTACTGAATTAAGTTCTGGTGCCAATCCTCTGATAATTATATTTCGTGCTTCACCCTGATCATTCTGCATGGTTATTCCGGGAACTCTTTTCAAGGCATCTCCTATATTAGAATCAGGAAACCTTCCAACCTGATCGGATGATATAACATTACTGATGTTAGAATTATTTTTTTGTTGGTTTAACGCCTTAGCCTGACCTTTTAGCTGATCACCTAATATGACCACTTTCCCTAGCTCGGAAGTATCATCCGATAGTTCAATAAAAAATTCTTCATTCTTACCACTTTGTACTGTGATTTGTTTATTCCAATTTTTGTATCCTAAATAGGTAACAATGAGCTGGTAACTTCCTTCCGGAACATTTAAGAATTCGAAATATCCGTTATCATCTGAAATAGTATAACGACTGTCATCAGAAAGAACTAATTTTGCTCCCGGCAAGGCAAATTTCCCGCTTTGATCCGTTACTTTTCCTGAAATAATACCTCCAGCCTGTGCATTCATAATTACAAAGAACAATTTAAAAAAAAGAGAAGCTATTAATTTGTTTTTCATTCAACTGATTTTAATGTTTTATTCGGCGGTAAAAGTATTCCGGATATGTTTCATTATTGTTTAAAATATGTTAAGATTGAGCTACATATAATTTACTGTTTTAATTATCTGTGCTTTAATCTAACCATTATTACGATTGTTTACTTATACTAAAATTCCTACCTTTGATCTTTGAAAAAGATTATATTGTTATCAATAATTTATATCTTTTTTAACTTTAATTAAAATTAGAATTATCTGATTTTTATAATTCAGTAAATAACAAGTTATATGATTAAAAACATTTTGGTAGTTGGTACTGGTGGAGCTATGGGAACCATTTTACGATACCTTATCAGTGTGTATACTTCTAAACATTATAGTGGAGATTTTCCCATTGCTACTTTTTTTATTAATATAACAGGATGTATGTTAATCGGATTGTTTGTGGGACTTGCTGAAAGAAATCAGCTTATGAATGGTGAAATGAGACTTTTTCTTATTACCGGTTTCTGTGGAGGATATACAACATTTTCTACATTTTCATTAGAAAATCAACAATTGATGCAACAAGGTAATCAGTTTATTTTGTATGCATACCTACTTTCAAGCATAATTGTAGGGATTGCAGCAGTATATATTGGAGGATATTTATCCCGAATCTAAAATATTGGTTAATTAGATAAAGAATACATCTGAATTATTTAACAGGTTTTATTGTTATTAATATTAATTTGAGTATTTATGCAATACTTCTTTTTTATCATTCAGAATTTGAAATTCCAAATATTTAAAACTATCGCGAGGAATAATTTTAATCCAACGTTTATATTTAAAAAACCATTCGTTTCTTATGCTTTTTAGTCCTTTAGTAAGATAAGCGGCTACAAAGGGATGAACATGAAGATAGATTCTTCCTTTCTGGCTAGTAATAATATTACTAATATTCTCCTGAATCCTGTCTATCAGTACTATTGGTGATTCTATCTTTCCATTAGGATTGGGGTTATCTTCAGTAGTATTTAGTTGTTTTTGCGGACGTACTCTTTGGCGGGTAACCTGTATTAAACCAAATTTGCTTGGTGGCAATATTTTGTGTTTAGCTTTATCATCTTTCATCACTTCTTTCAGATACTCATAAAGTTCTTTTTTATGTTGTGATGAAATCAGATCTATAAAGTCTATAACAATTATTCCTCCAATATCACGCAATCTTAATTGTCTTGCTATTTCAGCAGCTGCAAGCTTATTTACATGTAGAGCTGCATCTTCCTGCGTTTTCTGATTAGCTGTAACGTTTCCGGAATTTACATCAATAACATGCATTGCTTCTGTATGCTCAATAATGAGATATGCACCTTTAGACTGATGAATATTTACATGTTTTCCAAATAGTTGCTTTATCTGCTTATCAATATTATAATATTCAAATATGGGAATATGAGAATCGTAATATTTGACAAGTTTAGATTTTTCAGGAGCTATTACACTTAAATAATCCTGCATTTCCTGTGCAAGGTTTTCATCATCACAGGTAATACTAATGAAATCTTCATTGAAATTATCCCTGAGAATAGAAGAAGCTTTATCTAGTTCTCCAAGAATCTTAACCGGTGGTTTTCCTTTTTTAATATTCCTATAACATACAGAGTTCCATTTATTTAACAGATAACGAAGATCGGACTGTAATTCTTCTGCTGTTTTTCCCTCCGCTACAGTTCGGATAATAAGGCCAAAACCTGAAGGTCTGATTTGATCTCCTACTTTTCTTAAACGGTCTTTCTCTTCAGAGGTAGAAATGTTTCTGGATATAGAAGTTTTAGAAGCAAAAGGTATTAATACCAAATATCTTCCTGCTAACGAAATTTCGGAAGAAATACGTGGTCCTTTAGTGGATATAGGTTCCTTAGTAATTTGAACCAAAATTTCCTGATTGGGAGCTAATACGTTTTGTATTAGTCCATCTTTATTAATATCTTCCTCAAAAGAAAAAGAAGTAAGCTTCGGAGTATTAATTTTTCCGGCAGAAACTCCTTTAATATACTTTAATGAAGATTTCACCTGAGGCCCTAAATCATGATAATGTAGAAATGCGTCTTTAGGATAACCTATATTAACAAAGCAGGCATTAAGACTGGGAGCTAATTTTTTAACTTTCCCCAATATAATGTCTCCTACTGTAAAATTGCTTCCTACTTCATCTTCATGTAATTCCTGAATCCTTCCTCCTTCTAAAATGACAATTTTTACTTTTCCTTCTTCGTATGATACTACTAATTCCTTACTCATTTTTCATCTTCTATATTAACCTTCTAAATTCCTTAATTTGAACAAAAACATTCTTTACCGTTTTATTTCATTTAAAAATCTGGTAAAGAATGCTTAATATTTTTAAGTTTTTTAAAACTTGTTTTTTGTATGTGAAGAAAATTATCTGTTTTTCTTTTTATGACGATTTAATCTTCTTCTTTTCTTTCTCTTGTGAGTCGCCACTTTATGACGTTTTCTTTTTTTTCCGCTTGGCATATTTTTTCTAATTTATTATTAATTAATTATTTATTTAACCTTTACGTTAGATTTTACGTTTTCTACAAAAGATTTAGCCGGTTTAAAAGCAGGTACGTTATGAGCCGGAATTTTAATTGTGGTATTTTTAGATATATTTCGTCCCGTTTTAGCTGCTCTCTTTTTAATTAAGAATGTTCCGAAACCTCTTAAATAAACATTATCACCTTTAGTCATGGCAGTTTTAACCTCATCCATAAATACTTCAACGACCTTCTGGGTCTCAGCTTTTTCAAGCCCAAGTTTATTTGAAATCGAGTTTACGATATCCGCTTTTGTCATACGTGTAAATATTATTTTCTATTATACTTTTATTGAATTTTGAGATTGCAAATATAATACTATTTTTGAAAAGAAAAATTTATAAACATTTAAAAGTGTGAATTTTATTAAACTCTTAGAAAACTGGTACAAAATAAATAAACGTGATTTACCCTGGAGGGAAACATTGGATCCTTATAATATATGGATTTCAGAAATAATTTTTCAACAGACCCGTATAAATCAGGGATATAACTACTACCTGAACTTTATAAGCAAATTTCCTACTCTTGATAATCTTGCAAAAGCTACAGAGGATGAGGTTTTGCAGTCCTGGCAAGGTTTAGGTTATTATTCCCGTGCCCATAATCTTCACTTTTCAGCGAAATACATTTGTTCGGAATTGAGAGGTAGATTCCCTTCTACTTTTGCTGATATTCTTACTCTTAAAGGTGTAGGAAAATATACGGCTGCAGCTATTGCTTCAATTTCTTTTCATGAAAAAGTTCCTGCCATTGACGGAAATGCATTTCGTGTATATTCCAGATTATTTAATTGTAATAAAGATATAAGTAAAGCATCCACTTTTACTTATTTTTTTAATTTAATGACTCCTTTAATGCCTGAGAACCCAGGAGATTTTAATCAGGCTATCATGGATCTGGGCTCCTTAATTTGTACCCCTACGAATCCCTCTTGTCCGAAATGTCCCGTCCAAACGGAATGTTTAGCACATAAAAATAACACCCAATCTACACTTCCGGTAAAAACTTCAACCTTAAAAATTAAAGACGAATCTATTCATTATGCTTACTTTAACTGTGCTGGGAAATTTTTACTAAAAAAAAGAGATAATAAATCTATATGGAAAGGATTGTATGAATTTCCTCTGTTTATAGATGAGTATAAAAAGGAATACGAAATTATTAACACAGAGAAACTTCATCATAAACTTAGTCACAGGAACTTATCCATATCCATATCCGAATTTAGCATAAAAGAAAAGGCTCTTTATGATATTGCAAATAAAATTCAAGCAATAGTTTTAACTAAAAAAGAATTAAAAAGTTATGCTATGCCAAAGCCTCTGGAAATTTTTTTACAATATAATTAATATTTTTATTACTTTTGCTTTATAATGAGAACAATTAGACAAGTAAAATGAGTACATCTGTTAATAAGGTCATTTTAGTAGGTAACTTAGGTACTGACGTTAAATCGCATAGATTTAGTGATGGTAATGTAGTTGTAAATTTTCCGGTTGCCACTTCTGAAAGCTACATGAACAAAGAAACCGGAGAAAAAGTAGATGTTACTGACTGGCACAATATAACAGCTCGAAATAAGTTGGCAGAACTTTGTGAAAAATTTCTAAAAAAAGGAAGTAAAGTGTATATTGAAGGTAAACTGAAAACCAGGAAGTTTGAAGATAACGGTATAACTAAACATATTACTGAAGTTATTGCTGATAATATTTTATTCTTATCTAACCTTCTGGGCAAACAATCTGAAGGTGAAAACGAAGAAGACAATCATTCTGAATTTTAATTTGCTAAAATAAAGTAATTGAAACTTAATTTTTTATTATATGGATGACCCTGAGCCCACGAGTTTATTGTTAACCATTTTCCCACAAATTCCTGCTCAATTATATATAATTACGGGAATCTTATTTTTATTGCTTTTTTTAATTTTTATATCCGCAGGATCTGAAATTGCTTTTCTATCTTTGTCTCAAAAAGAACTTGAAAAATACAAGGCAGAATTTTCAGCTCAAGTAGATGCTATACTTAAAATCAAAAACAATCCACAAAAACTCTTATTTACATTATTAATATTTAACACGCTGATATATGTAGGAATATTATTTTCTTACACTCAAATCAGCCAGGTACTGATATCTGTTTTTCATTACTCGCAATCAGTAAAAATCACTACGGATCTTATTATTCTTACTTTTTTAATTGTATTATTTGGCGAGCTTGTACCTAAGTTTTATGCAAGAAGGAATGCTTTTGCCTATAGTTGTAAATTTATTGGTTTTATAAACACTATAAGTTTTATTCTAAGTCCTGTCACTTTATTATTTATTAAAGCTTCAAAAATTCCCAACAAATTTATAAAAAATGACAATCTTATAGGAGTTGATAACCTTACTAAAGCATTGGAAATAGCTTCGGAGGATAAGAACACTTCTATAGCTGAACAGAAAATTCTTGAAGGAATTGTAAATTTCGGTACTATTGAAACACGGCAGGTAATGACTCCGCGAGTAGATGTTTTTTCTTTGCAAAAGGATTTAAAATTTACAGAAGTGGTGGAACAGGTATCTCAAAACGGTTATTCAAGAATTCCCGTATATAATAAAGATATTGATGATATCATAGGAATTCTTTATGCAAAGGATTTAATTCAGTATCTTAACACAGAAAATTTAGAATGGAACAACCTTTTGAAAAAGCCATATTTTATACCTGAAAATAAAAAAATCGATGATTTACTTTCCGATTTTAAAAATCGTAAAATGCATTTAGCTGTTGTTGTTGATGAATACGGTGGGACTTCAGGTATTGTTAGCCTTGAAGATGTTATAGAGGAAATAGTAGGAGAAATAAATGATGAATTTGATGATGAAAGCATTGTTTACTCTCAAATAGATTTAAATATTTATGTTTTTGAAGGAAAAACATCAGTTATAGATTTTTGTAAAGTGATGGATATCGATGAAAAAATTTTCGATGAAGTAATTGGTGATGCTGATACATTGGCTGGTCTTGTTTTAGAAATTGCAGAAGAATTTCCTAAAAAATTAAAACGTATTTATTTTAAAAATTTTATTTTTCAGGTTGAATCTTTAGATAGAAAAAGACTGAAACAAATTAAAATAACCCGATTAGATAATCTTGTGAAAAGTGATGCTTAGCAATAATAACAGAAAATATTACATACCATTCTTTCTTTTTTTCATCTTCTTTTATGGATGTAAAAAAGAAGAGTATATTCCTAAACCGGAAGGACAGGTAAGATTGGAGTACCCTACTCCCAACTATCAGCTATTCAGCCCGGAAAATTGCCCCTTTGAATTTGAGTATTCAACGTTAGCTAAAATTCAGGACAGAAATAAAAATTGCTGGTATAATATTAATTATCCGAAAATGAAAGGTACCGTATATTTAACTTATTCGCCGGTAACCCATAATATATATGATTTAATAAAAGAAGCTCAAAAGCTTGTTAACGAACATAAAATAAAGGCTAATTCTGTTAAAGTAAAGTCTTTTATGTATCCGGAAAAGAAAGTTTACGGAAATATTTACAGACTCGGGGGAGAAACTGCCTCTAACATACAATTTTATGTAACTGATAGTACCCGGAATTTTCTTTCCGGAAATGTTTACTTTAAAGTTCAGCCCAAACCGGACTCTTTGCAGCCCGCTATAGAATACATTGAAAAAGACGTAATACGAATGATAGAAACCACTACCTGGAAATAAAGTTATGGAAATAATAATACTTTTACTTTTAACACTGATTAACGGATTTTTTGCAGTCTCGGAAATTGCATTGGTGTCCGTAAAAAAACAAAAATTAGAAAATAAAGCCAAAAAGGGAAATAAGAAAGCACAAACAGTTCTAAAACTCTTGGAGAATCCTGAGGATTTTTTATCTTCTATACAAGTGGGAATAACACTTATAGGAATTGTATCCGGTGCCTATGGTGGAGCTACTTTGGTAAAATATCTGGAACCTGTATTTAACTCATTTTCCTTTACAGCAGGATACTCATTTCAGCTGGCCTATTTTGTAGTTATTGCTGCAATTACCTATATATCAATAGTTTTTGGTGAGTTAATCCCAAAAACTTTCGGACTAAAACAACCTGAAAAAATTGCACTTATTGTAGCTCCTATTATTAAAGTTTTTTCAATTTTAGTATACCCGTTTGTTAAAATTTTATCTTTTTCGACCTTCATTTTTAATAAAACATTTAAAATTTCTGAAGGCGAAGGTGAAAAAATATCTGAGGATGAGCTTATTTACATGCTTAAAACTGCTAGTTTACAGGGAGTTTTAGAAAAGGAAGAAAGTGAACTTCATCAGAATGTATTTGTTTTTTCTGAACAAAAAGCGAAAAGTTTAATGACCCATAGAAAAAAGGTTGAATGGATAAATTTACAAGATCCTGCGGATGTGATTGAAGAGCAAATGAAAAATAGTAACTTTACGAAGTTTCCTGCTTGCGACGGAAATCTGGATGAAGCAAACGGATATATTGCTATTAAAGATTTTTATGAAAATTTCAATTCACCAGATTTTAACATTCATTCTATTGTTAAGAAACCTATTTTTATTCCTGAAAATATGCATTCTGTAGATATTTTACAGGAATTCAGAAAAAATAAACAGCATATAGGTTTTGTTGTTGATGAATACGGTTCTTTTCAGGGTATAATTACGATTCAAGATATGATTGAAGGTATTATCGGAGATATGCCGGAAAGTGAAGAGGAAGATGATGAAATTGTTCAAAGAACTGATGGTAGTTTTCTTATAAACGGAAACACGAGTATACGAGATTTAAACTCATACTTCGATGAAACCATTATAGAAATAAATGATGATGAATATGTCACTCTAGCCGGATTTATAATTTATCAAATGGAATATATTCCTGAAATAGCAGAAAAGCTTGATTATAATGATTTTTCTTTTGAAATTGTTGATAAGGACGCAAATCGTATTGATAAAGTTTTAATGACACGAATTGAGGACAAGCCTATACCGGAAGAATAAGATATTATGATTTATACCTTATATTGTTCTATTTTTTTGATTTTTATAGCTTTATCTTTTAGATTATATAAAATATTACTAAAGGCTACCGACATCATGAAATATATGTTTTATACTATATTTTATGTTGTCGGTATACTTATAACCTTTCAGGTAGTCGAAAAAATCGTTAATAACCTGTTTGTTCCTACCAAAAAGGAAACCGGATTTATGCTTCTGGTTTATCTTCTAACAACTATGATAGGATTTATAAGTGTAGCTATAATTACTATAAAAAAACTGAAAAAAAAATAATTTATTCTACCTTACTTAATTTTATGTAATAGTTATCATCTACATAAAATTCGGAATTTTTCAATTTTTCAGATATTTTCTTTTGCTTCCATTGTCCTGAAGGTTTTAACTCTCCAAAAGATGTTTTTACTTTATAAGAAAATCCGGTAACGACATGATTCCATCGATAGAATATATAATTATTTTTAAAATAATACTCTAAAACCGGAATATCTACTGTTCTCAGATATTGATCAAAAAATTTTGAAAAATTTATTCCTGATTTTGCAGATATATAATCTTCAATCTGTCTGGATGAAACAGTCTGATGATAAAACTCTTTATTTAGTCCTCTAAGAATATTTCTGAAAATTTTATCATTGTCTATTATATGCCTTAGTGTATGTATGACATTAGCGCCCTTTGCATACATATCAACACTCCCTTCTTTATTAACCCCGTAAATACCTATGATAGGTTTGTCATTGAGTATTGAGGCTCTTTGTCCTATTACATATTTATCAGCCAATTCTTTACCATAATGATACTCAGTAAAAAGTGTTTCTGAATAGGTTGTAAAGGCTTCATGTATCCACATATCTGCCACATCAATATTAGTTATATTATTACCAAACCATTCATGTCCAGATTCATGTATAATTATAAAATCCCATTTTAAACCTACTCCTGTACCACTTATGTCCCCTCCTTTGTAACCGTTTTTATAATCATTGCCATAAGCTATTGCGCTCTGATGCTCCATTCCTAAATGTGGAGACTCAACAATTTTATATCCATCTTCATAAAAAGGATACGGTCCAAACCAATATTCTAATGCCTGAAGCATTTGCTTAACCTGAACAAATTGTTTTTGTGCTTTTTCCAAATTATAGGATAATACCCAATAATCTAAGCTCAATACACCCTTTTCTCCTTGATATGTGTCTTTAAAATTCACGTAATCTCCTATATAAGGTACTATATTATAGGAATTAATAGGATTTTGAACTTTCCATGTAAAAATTTCTTTTAGCTCCCTATCTGAACCAAAATTAACTTCAAACTGATTTACAAATTTACCATTGGCTATTCCTTTCAAATTACGATCAGTAACAATTGAAATTTCCATTCCTTCCTCCGGTTCATCTCCAAGATAATCTTTACATGGATACCATAAACTGGCTCCTATCCCCTGACAAGCGACTGTCATCCAAGGGAGACCATTCTTATCTTTAGTAAAAATCCACCCTCCATCCCAGGGAGCATTTTGTGCTATATGTGGTTTTCCACTAAATTGTATAATTATTTCATTATTGAAAGAATTGTTCTTAAAATACTTTTTTAAATCTAAAAAATAAAAATTCCCTTCTTTTCTGAAAGAAATCGTATCTTGATTAGCTGTGAGTACATATCTAATTTGCATAGGCTCCTGCAAATCTAGTTGCATAACGGATACTGTTTTTATATCAAATTTAATCCGGTTGGTACCTGCTAGAGATTGTTCGGAAAAATCAGGTACTATGCTTAAGGTATATTTTTTCACATTCCACCAATCTCTGAATGATGTATTACTTCCTCTCAACGTATCTTGATGCGTAAGCTTTTCAATCGAAGTAAAAAGTTGTCCATTGAGCATGAATGAAGTCAGCAAAAGAATAAAACAGATTTTTTTCATACTCAAATGTATAAAATAGTAACTTTACTTAAATATAAAAAAACAAAAAACTTATGTCGTTAATCTATAGTTTTGCAAATGATTATAGTGAAGGTTGCCATCCTTCAATACTTGAAAATTTAACCGTAAGTAATTATCAACAATTTAGTGGATATGGTGAGGATCCTTATACCTTAGAATCTTCAGAAATAATCAGAAACAAAATAAACAATTCCAAAGCTGATGTTCATTTAATAGCTGGTGGAACCTTGACAAACTTACTAGTACTTGGCGCAATATTAAAACCTTTTGAATCTGTTATATCAGCTGAATCCGGACATATTAACACTCATGAAGCAGGAGCCATTGAAGCCACAGGGCACAAAATTGAAACTGTACTTACAACTGATGGTAAACTTTCTCCGGAACTTATCCTTCCGGTATTAAATAAATTTCCTCCTTATCATACGGTAAAACCTAAAGTTGTTTATATTTCTAATTCTACTGAACTGGGTACTATATACAAAAAGAATGAACTTATTAAGCTTTATGAATTCTGCCTTGAAAACAATTTATTGCTTTATTTGGATGGTGCCAGACTTGCTTCAGGGATGGCTGCTTCTTCGAATGACTTAACCCTTGAAGATATAGCAAAATATACTGACATTTTTTACCTGGGAGCCACTAAATGCGGAGGGCTTATTGGGGAAGCACTCATAATTACTCACAACGATTTAAAAACAGATTTTAAATATCATATTAAACAAAGAGGTGCTATGCTAGCTAAGGGAAGATTATTGGGTATTCAGTTTTATTCTTTGCTTAAAGATGACTTAATATTTAAAATTGCTCATCATTCAAACCTGATGGCAGTAAAACTTACCTCTGCTTTTAAAGACAAGAATTTTTCTTTTTTAACAGAATCGCACACCAATCAGATTTTCCCTATTTTACCTAACTCATTAATCAACAAACTTCAAAATAAATTCAATTTTTTCATTTGGCAACCTTTAAATACCGATAAATCTGTTATAAGGCTTATTACATCATGGGCTACTTCTGAAAAAGCAGTTGATGAATTTATAAATGAAATTTCTGATTTTAAATTATAATGATATATTAATCAGATAAAATTCTGAAAAATAAATAGCTTATGACCAATACTCAAAACTTATTTAAAACTAAATGCTTCAGATTTAAATAAAAAAAAGTAATTAATGATTTATATAATAAGAATAAGTTTACTCTTTCATTTAATAAACTTACTGTTTTCCTGCAATAAACAGAAGGAGCAAAAAAATATAGTCCCAAAATTAGATTTCGTAATTAGTGACTCTTTAAATAAACTAATTTTTCAGGAAATGAATGAGTTTTCTAAACATACCAATTATAAATTAATTAAGTTAAAATACCAAAAAAAAGCAAATATTGACTATATATTAGTTTCAACTTCTGGTGATTATATACAAGATTCTATTTTATACTGTCAAAAAATAAATAATAAACTAGTTTTTGTTTATAAAAGCAGCAATCCTGGGATAAATAAGATTTTTTACTTAAAAGCAACCAGTGATACAATACCAAAAGGCTTTGAAAAATATAAATATACTGTTCCACTTATTTATGATCCTTTTTATAAAATATTCAAAGTTTTAAAAAAAGATTCTATAGTTCCTTACAATGAGAAATTTGAGGATAGTTTATTTATATCTCTAGAAATACCTATATTTTACAAATAATGAATTAATAAAAATTTTGTGTACGGGTTATAAAATTAAATCTTTATGATAAATAAGTTTTATAAGTACAAATACAACGGAAAAGAACTACAGGAAGAGCTTGGGCTCAATATCTATGACTATGGAACACGTAACTACGACCCGGCTATAGGTCGTTGTTTTACTGTTAACCCGCCATTGGAGCAAATGAGAAGACATTCGCCTTATAATTACGCCTTCAACAACCCTGTCTATTTTATTGATCCCGATGGGATGATGCCTATAGACAATCATTTTAATAAACTAGGTCAATATCTATATACAGATAAAAAAATAACTAGTAATATAGTAATAGATGGAACTTTTGAAAGCTCGGAAACTTTAAATCAAAAAAGGGAAACAGGTACATATTTCCCTATATCCGAAATAGAATTAAAAGATTATACTTTTGATTCTCAAGCTTCTTTTGCAATGTTAGACAATATAGCACAGCACTATGCTCCGGAAGCGGGTGTTAATGTATCAGAATTACTCAATGG contains these protein-coding regions:
- the gldD gene encoding gliding motility lipoprotein GldD, translated to MLSNNNRKYYIPFFLFFIFFYGCKKEEYIPKPEGQVRLEYPTPNYQLFSPENCPFEFEYSTLAKIQDRNKNCWYNINYPKMKGTVYLTYSPVTHNIYDLIKEAQKLVNEHKIKANSVKVKSFMYPEKKVYGNIYRLGGETASNIQFYVTDSTRNFLSGNVYFKVQPKPDSLQPAIEYIEKDVIRMIETTTWK
- a CDS encoding hemolysin family protein, which produces MEIIILLLLTLINGFFAVSEIALVSVKKQKLENKAKKGNKKAQTVLKLLENPEDFLSSIQVGITLIGIVSGAYGGATLVKYLEPVFNSFSFTAGYSFQLAYFVVIAAITYISIVFGELIPKTFGLKQPEKIALIVAPIIKVFSILVYPFVKILSFSTFIFNKTFKISEGEGEKISEDELIYMLKTASLQGVLEKEESELHQNVFVFSEQKAKSLMTHRKKVEWINLQDPADVIEEQMKNSNFTKFPACDGNLDEANGYIAIKDFYENFNSPDFNIHSIVKKPIFIPENMHSVDILQEFRKNKQHIGFVVDEYGSFQGIITIQDMIEGIIGDMPESEEEDDEIVQRTDGSFLINGNTSIRDLNSYFDETIIEINDDEYVTLAGFIIYQMEYIPEIAEKLDYNDFSFEIVDKDANRIDKVLMTRIEDKPIPEE
- the gldE gene encoding gliding motility-associated protein GldE, which codes for MDDPEPTSLLLTIFPQIPAQLYIITGILFLLLFLIFISAGSEIAFLSLSQKELEKYKAEFSAQVDAILKIKNNPQKLLFTLLIFNTLIYVGILFSYTQISQVLISVFHYSQSVKITTDLIILTFLIVLFGELVPKFYARRNAFAYSCKFIGFINTISFILSPVTLLFIKASKIPNKFIKNDNLIGVDNLTKALEIASEDKNTSIAEQKILEGIVNFGTIETRQVMTPRVDVFSLQKDLKFTEVVEQVSQNGYSRIPVYNKDIDDIIGILYAKDLIQYLNTENLEWNNLLKKPYFIPENKKIDDLLSDFKNRKMHLAVVVDEYGGTSGIVSLEDVIEEIVGEINDEFDDESIVYSQIDLNIYVFEGKTSVIDFCKVMDIDEKIFDEVIGDADTLAGLVLEIAEEFPKKLKRIYFKNFIFQVESLDRKRLKQIKITRLDNLVKSDA
- a CDS encoding M1 family metallopeptidase, whose translation is MKKICFILLLTSFMLNGQLFTSIEKLTHQDTLRGSNTSFRDWWNVKKYTLSIVPDFSEQSLAGTNRIKFDIKTVSVMQLDLQEPMQIRYVLTANQDTISFRKEGNFYFLDLKKYFKNNSFNNEIIIQFSGKPHIAQNAPWDGGWIFTKDKNGLPWMTVACQGIGASLWYPCKDYLGDEPEEGMEISIVTDRNLKGIANGKFVNQFEVNFGSDRELKEIFTWKVQNPINSYNIVPYIGDYVNFKDTYQGEKGVLSLDYWVLSYNLEKAQKQFVQVKQMLQALEYWFGPYPFYEDGYKIVESPHLGMEHQSAIAYGNDYKNGYKGGDISGTGVGLKWDFIIIHESGHEWFGNNITNIDVADMWIHEAFTTYSETLFTEYHYGKELADKYVIGQRASILNDKPIIGIYGVNKEGSVDMYAKGANVIHTLRHIIDNDKIFRNILRGLNKEFYHQTVSSRQIEDYISAKSGINFSKFFDQYLRTVDIPVLEYYFKNNYIFYRWNHVVTGFSYKVKTSFGELKPSGQWKQKKISEKLKNSEFYVDDNYYIKLSKVE
- a CDS encoding threonine aldolase family protein; translated protein: MSLIYSFANDYSEGCHPSILENLTVSNYQQFSGYGEDPYTLESSEIIRNKINNSKADVHLIAGGTLTNLLVLGAILKPFESVISAESGHINTHEAGAIEATGHKIETVLTTDGKLSPELILPVLNKFPPYHTVKPKVVYISNSTELGTIYKKNELIKLYEFCLENNLLLYLDGARLASGMAASSNDLTLEDIAKYTDIFYLGATKCGGLIGEALIITHNDLKTDFKYHIKQRGAMLAKGRLLGIQFYSLLKDDLIFKIAHHSNLMAVKLTSAFKDKNFSFLTESHTNQIFPILPNSLINKLQNKFNFFIWQPLNTDKSVIRLITSWATSEKAVDEFINEISDFKL